In Porites lutea chromosome 9, jaPorLute2.1, whole genome shotgun sequence, a single window of DNA contains:
- the LOC140948343 gene encoding ubiquitin-like modifier-activating enzyme ATG7 isoform X1, producing MVDLSATMDPERLASSSVDLNLKLMQWRLLPSLDLDKISQTKCLLLGAGTLGCNVARCLLGWGVRTITFVDNGRISFSNPVRQTLFEFLDCQDGGKLKAETAASALKRIFPGVNASSVQLSIPMPGHSVGQLEEAEKVKRDVSRLEELIESHDAVFLLMDTRESRWLPTVLSAVKNKLVITAALGFDTFLVMRHGSREAGNVVSQGTAPFSAIPGSSLGCYFCNDVVAPGDSTRDRTLDQQCTVSRPGMSYIASALAVELLVSLTQHPLGDGAAADTSAKDAHLTAELECHLGLVPHQIRGFLSRYHLVLPASLAFDKCIACSSKVLSSYREDEFSFLMKVFNVPSYLEDLTGLTQLLQDTRVSEVWEMSDDEILE from the exons ATGGTGGATCTAAGTGCCACAATGGACCCTGAAAG ATTGGCCTCTTCATCAGTGGACTTGAACCTTAAGTTAATGCAGTGGAGACTCTTGCCCTCGCTAGATCTCGACAAAATCTCACAAACGAAGTGTCTTCTCCTAGGGGCTGGAACGCTTGGCTGCAATGTCGCACGATGCCTTCTG GGATGGGGTGTTCGCACAATAACCTTTGTTGACAATGGAAGAATCTCGTTTTCCAATCCTGTGCGCCAAACACTGTTTGAGTTTTTGGATTGTCAGGACGGAGGCAAGCTCAAGGCTGAAACCGCTGCTTCTGCCTTAAAAAGGATATTTCCTGGTGTG AATGCGTCATCTGTTCAGCTGTCAATACCTATGCCTGGACATTCTGTTGGCCAGTTAG AGGAAGCAGAGAAAGTAAAACGAGATGTGAGTAGACTTGAAGAACTTATTGAAAGTCACGATGCAGTTTTCCTGTTGATGGACACACGGGAGAGCCGATGGTTACCCACAGTATTAAGCGCTGTAAAAAACAAG CTTGTGATCACGGCAGCACTTGGCTTTGATACATTTCTTGTCATGCGACATGGTTCAAGGGAAGCAGGAAACGTCGTATCACAGGGAACAGCTCCTTTCAGTGCAATTCCAGGCTCCTCGCTTGGTTGCTATTTCTGTAATGATGTTGTGGCTCCTGGAGAT TCCACCCGTGATCGCACCTTGGATCAGCAATGTACCGTGTCCAGACCAGGCATGTCTTACATTGCAAGTGCTCTAGCAGTAGAGCTCTTGGTCTCTCTAACGCAGCATCCTTTAGG GGATGGGGCTGCAGCTGATACGAGTGCAAAAGATGCACACCTAACAGCTGAACTCGAATGTCATCTGGGATTAGTACCACACCAG aTTCGCGGTTTTTTGTCAAGATATCACTTAGTTCTTCCTGCCAGTCTGGCCTTTGACAAGTGTATTGCCTGTTCTTCTAAG GTGCTATCAAGCTACAGAGAAgatgaattttcctttctcatgAAGGTTTTTAATGTTCCAAGCTACTTAGAGGACCTAACGGGTCTAACACAACTACTACAGGATACAAGAGTTAGTGAG GTGTGGGAGATGAGTGATGACGAAATACTTGAGTAG
- the LOC140948343 gene encoding ubiquitin-like modifier-activating enzyme ATG7 isoform X2, which yields MVDLSATMDPERLASSSVDLNLKLMQWRLLPSLDLDKISQTKCLLLGAGTLGCNVARCLLGWGVRTITFVDNGRISFSNPVRQTLFEFLDCQDGGKLKAETAASALKRIFPGVNASSVQLSIPMPGHSVGQLEEAEKVKRDVSRLEELIESHDAVFLLMDTRESRWLPTVLSAVKNKSTRDRTLDQQCTVSRPGMSYIASALAVELLVSLTQHPLGDGAAADTSAKDAHLTAELECHLGLVPHQIRGFLSRYHLVLPASLAFDKCIACSSKVLSSYREDEFSFLMKVFNVPSYLEDLTGLTQLLQDTRVSEVWEMSDDEILE from the exons ATGGTGGATCTAAGTGCCACAATGGACCCTGAAAG ATTGGCCTCTTCATCAGTGGACTTGAACCTTAAGTTAATGCAGTGGAGACTCTTGCCCTCGCTAGATCTCGACAAAATCTCACAAACGAAGTGTCTTCTCCTAGGGGCTGGAACGCTTGGCTGCAATGTCGCACGATGCCTTCTG GGATGGGGTGTTCGCACAATAACCTTTGTTGACAATGGAAGAATCTCGTTTTCCAATCCTGTGCGCCAAACACTGTTTGAGTTTTTGGATTGTCAGGACGGAGGCAAGCTCAAGGCTGAAACCGCTGCTTCTGCCTTAAAAAGGATATTTCCTGGTGTG AATGCGTCATCTGTTCAGCTGTCAATACCTATGCCTGGACATTCTGTTGGCCAGTTAG AGGAAGCAGAGAAAGTAAAACGAGATGTGAGTAGACTTGAAGAACTTATTGAAAGTCACGATGCAGTTTTCCTGTTGATGGACACACGGGAGAGCCGATGGTTACCCACAGTATTAAGCGCTGTAAAAAACAAG TCCACCCGTGATCGCACCTTGGATCAGCAATGTACCGTGTCCAGACCAGGCATGTCTTACATTGCAAGTGCTCTAGCAGTAGAGCTCTTGGTCTCTCTAACGCAGCATCCTTTAGG GGATGGGGCTGCAGCTGATACGAGTGCAAAAGATGCACACCTAACAGCTGAACTCGAATGTCATCTGGGATTAGTACCACACCAG aTTCGCGGTTTTTTGTCAAGATATCACTTAGTTCTTCCTGCCAGTCTGGCCTTTGACAAGTGTATTGCCTGTTCTTCTAAG GTGCTATCAAGCTACAGAGAAgatgaattttcctttctcatgAAGGTTTTTAATGTTCCAAGCTACTTAGAGGACCTAACGGGTCTAACACAACTACTACAGGATACAAGAGTTAGTGAG GTGTGGGAGATGAGTGATGACGAAATACTTGAGTAG